The genomic region TCGATGAAACCGCAGCCGCGCTTCTCCCTGCGCGCTATCTCCGGAAGCCTCAAGTCGATGCCGTGCTTGCGCGCCACGAATGCCGCCTCCTCGAATATCCCCTGGCTCTGCTCGATGCGGGAAGTGTTCATGGCGAAGAGCCTTTTCAGGTCGAGGGTGACGCCGCGCTGCTGCGCGTCCGCCTTCATGGCCGCCACGAAATCGATGATGCGCCGTTCCTCGGGCGACTTCTTGTAGTTCCAGAGGATCTCGAAGTAGCGCCCTATCTCCACCCCCTTCAGCTCCGCCTTGCTCTTCCAGCTCTGGAACAGGGTGATCGCCTCGTCGCTGCACAGGTCGTAGCTGCAGCTTTCCAGGTGCGGTTCGTCGAAGGGGTGCAGGTGCGAAACGATGGCGAAGCTGACGCCGCGCTCGGCGGCCCAGCAGAGCGCCGCCGGAAGTTGCGCCAGGTTGTCGCGCATGACCACGAATTCCACGCCGATCTCCATCTCCGGGCGGCGGCAGGCGAGCTTGGCGGACAATAGCGCCTTGCATGCGTGCTCCAGGTCGGCGAGCTCGCTTCCGGCGCGGATGGCGCTGAAGGTCGAGGCGTCGACCCCGTCCATGGAGAGGCAGATCTTGTCGATCCCCGCGTCAAGAAGCGAAATGGCGCGCAGGTTCGAGAGAAGCAGGCCGTTGGACTGGAACCCGATCCAGCTCCCTCTGGGCATGCGGCTCCGGGCGTGGCTTATGTACTGCTCCAGCCGGGTATTTATCAGCGGCTCCCCGACCCCGTTCAGCACCAGGGCGTCGAGGTTCGCGAACGCCGGCTCCAGCGCCTGGAATAGCTCCGGGGCGAGATCGCCGTCCCGCATGCTGCCGCCGGAATTCTGCTTCATGCACATGACGCAGTTCAGGTTGCAGCGGCTGGTCGTCTCCACGAACAACTTGGAGGGGTACTCCAGGAAGGCGGGCTCTGTGGCCTGAAATTGGGAAAGCGCGGCAGCGGCACATTGTTGCATCATGGTCTTCCTCTGTTTCGATCGCTTCGGAAAGACGGCTAAGCGGTCCCTCTCAATCCCTCTGCAACGATTTCCGCGATGTCCTTCACCTTGGTTTCGCCGCTGGCGCGGTCCTTGAGGCCGTCTTCCATCATGGTCATGCAGTACGGGCAGGTGACGCAGATGGTGCCGGGGGATCCCGAAAGCGCCTCGTTCACCCGGTTCAGGTTGATCCTCTCCCCCAGGTGCTCTTCGAGCCACATGCGGCCGCCGCCGGCGCCGCAGCAAAAGGAGTTCTCACGGTTTCTCGGCATTTCCGCGGGAGCCGTGCCGGTCGCCTGGGCGATGACTTTGCGCGGCGCCTCGTAGATGCCGTTATGACGCCCGAGGTAGCAGGAGTCGTGGAACACGATGTTGCCACCCTTCGCCTCGTGCATATCCAGCTTCAATTTCCCTTCCCCCAGCAGCCGCTCGATCAGTTCGGCGTGCGGGATCACCTCCAGTTCCAGCCCGTACTGCCGGTAGTCGTTTTTCAGGGTGCTGAAGCAGTGCGGGCACTGGGTGATCACCTTGGTGACCTTCTTCTCCTGGAACATGGCCACATTCTCGCGCGCCATCTTGTCGAAGACATATTCGTTCCCCAGCCTGCGCACGCTGTCGCCGCAGCACTTCTCTTCCTTGCCGAGGATCCCCCAGGAAACGCCGGCGGCATCGAGGATCCGCGCCATGGAAAGGGTGACCTGCTTGGCGCGGGAGTCGAAGGACCCGGCGCAGCCTACGTAGAAGAGGTACTCGGTCTTGCCCGCCTCGAACGGTTTTACTTCGTGGCCGCCGACCCACTTGCCGCGGTCGCCCGGTGCGATACCCCACGGGTTGGAGCGCTGCTCCATGTTCTCGAAGAGGTTCAAAAGCTCCTCGGGGAAATCTGCCTCCATCTGGACCAGGTGCCGGCGCATCTTGTTTATCTTGGGCATCTGTTCGATGAAGACCGGGCAGGCGTTGAGGCAGGCGCCGCAGGTGGTGCAGGACCAGAGGGCGTCGGCTTCCACGCTCCCCTCCCCTTCACCGATCACCGGGACCGTTGCCACGCCGCCGCGCTGCAGCTGGGCGCCATTGGCCAGGAGGTTCACCTTGATGTCGTGCATGACGCGGCGCGGGTTGAGCGGCTTGCCGGTAGCGGCCGCGGGGCAGGCGTTTTCGCAGCGCCCGCATTCGGTGCAGGAGAAGGAATCGAAGAGATCCTTCCAGGTGAAATTCTCGATGCTCCCTGCGCCGTAGACGTTTCCTTCGGCGAACTCCTCGCGCTCCTGTGTATTCGGCGTCCCCAGCCCCTTGAAATAACAGTTGGGGATGGCGGCGAGGATGTGCATGTGCTTGCTGTATGGGAGGTAGTTGAGGAAGAAAAGGAGCACACCGGCATGGAGCCACCAGGAGACCACGCCCAAGGTGCCGAGGGTTTCCGAGCTCAAGCCGGAGAGAGCGGCGGCAAGCGCCGAGGAAAGCGGCATGGCGTGAGCCGCGGCCTCGTGCCCCATGGCAATTTCGGCCGCATGGAAGCAGAAGTAGGCCAGCATCAGGGTACCGATCATGGAGAGGATGGCGAACGCCTCGCCGGTCCGCGCCCCCTTGTAGGGAGGTGCGACGGCTCTCCGGACCAGGGCGATGGCGACGGCCACTAGGGCGAAGAGCGAAACCAGGTCGAACGCGATTAGAAGCGGCTGGTAGAGCGCCGCCGGGAGCAGCAGGCTAAGCTTCGCCGCCGGGAAGACGCCGGAGACGAGGAATTCCGTGTTGGCCACGGCCAGGACAAGGAAGGACCAGAAGATGAACACGTGGTTGACGCCGAAGGGACGCTTCACCACCCTTTTTTGCAGGAAGGCGTAGACGAACATCCCCTGCAGCCGTTCCATGGTGCTGGAGAAACGGTCCTCGGCAGTGCCTACGGTGACCAGGCTGAAGCGGCGGTAGCAGCTCCAAAGGAAGATGGTGCAGGCCGCAGCCAATAGCGGCGTGAAGATAACAGGATCAGGTTGCATAGTAATATCCCTTCTCGATAGTGCTGTAACAAGGTTCCATCTCCCCCTGGGAGAGGGTTAGGGTGAGGGAGGGCTTACGCCGCCTCTACGTCCCGATCCGCCGCCTGACCGCCCGGGTTCTTCGCGGCCTTAAGCTCGCGCAGCGTGGCGGTGATGGCGGGGACGATCTCGAACAAATCCCCCACGATGCCGTAGCTCGCCACTTCGAAGATGGGGGCTTCCTTGTCCCGGTTGATGGCGATGATCAGGTCGGAGTCCTGCATCCCCACCAGGTGCTGAATGGCGCCTGAGATGCCGCAGGCGATGTAGATCTTCGGCCGCACCGTCTTGCCGGTCTGTCCCACCTGACGGTCGCCGGGCATCCACCCCGCGTCGACCGCGCTGCGGGATGCCCCGACCACGCCCCCCAGCTCGTCGGCCAGCTCCTGCAGTATGGCGAAGTTCTCCTTGGCCATCATGCCGCGGCCGCCGGAGACGATGAACTCAGCCCCCGCTATGTCGACCTGCCCCGCCTTGCTGTCGCGGATCACCTTCAGCACCTTGGTGAAGACGTCGGACTCGCTCAAGGGGAATGAAGCGTGGACGATCTTGCCGCTGCGGCCTGCGGTCTGCGCCGGCATCGGCATCACGTGGGAGCGCACCGTAGCCATCTGCGGACGGAAACGGTCGCACATGATGGTCGCCATGATGTTGCCGCCAAAGGCCGGGCGGGTCTGCATCAGGTTGCGCTTTGCATCGATGTCGAGGCCGGTACAGTCGGCGGTGAGGCCCGTCTTTACCCGGGTCGCCACGGCGCCTGCCAGGTCGCGTCCCATGCCGGTCGCGCCCATGAGCACGATCTCCGGCTTGTAGCGGTCGATCAGGTGGCAAAGCACGTCGAGGTACGGGTAGGTGCGGTAATACTCCAGCACGGCCTGGTCCATGAGGTAGGCCTTGTCGGCGCCGTAGCTGAACGCCTCGTGGCAGAGGTGCTCCACCTTGTGCCCCATCACCACTGCGCAAAGCTCGACGCCGAGCTTCGCGGCAAGTTCCTTCCCCTTCCCCATCAGTTCCCAGGAGACGCGGGCGGCCTCGCCTTCGGTCTGCTCGACGAAGACCCAGACGCCGCGGAATCCGGAGACGTACTCGCGCCGTGCCAGCTCCTCGGGGTCCGCCTCTTCCTCGGCGAGGTCCTGTTGGCCGGCAAGGGCCGCGAGGATCTCCAGCTCTTCCTTGCTGTAGAAGATCTCCAGGGCTGAGCCCGGGCATGCCTTCACGCACTTAAGGCAGCCGATGCATTTTGAGAGCTCTATTTGCGGCTCCCCCGCATCACTCATCTGTATCCCGTCCACCGGGCAGCTGCTCTGGCAGCGCGCGCCGCAGGCGATG from Citrifermentans bremense harbors:
- a CDS encoding radical SAM/SPASM family putative metalloenzyme maturase translates to MQQCAAAALSQFQATEPAFLEYPSKLFVETTSRCNLNCVMCMKQNSGGSMRDGDLAPELFQALEPAFANLDALVLNGVGEPLINTRLEQYISHARSRMPRGSWIGFQSNGLLLSNLRAISLLDAGIDKICLSMDGVDASTFSAIRAGSELADLEHACKALLSAKLACRRPEMEIGVEFVVMRDNLAQLPAALCWAAERGVSFAIVSHLHPFDEPHLESCSYDLCSDEAITLFQSWKSKAELKGVEIGRYFEILWNYKKSPEERRIIDFVAAMKADAQQRGVTLDLKRLFAMNTSRIEQSQGIFEEAAFVARKHGIDLRLPEIARREKRGCGFIEQGSAFISWDGGMHPCYHLWHPCRSFANGWEHAVQPRVFGSIAERGVMEIWNSEEFIRYRQNVLRHDYPSCAECNTSPCDLVQAERFEQDCYVNSEPCGSCLWSSGVFRCLD
- a CDS encoding (Fe-S)-binding protein, whose translation is MQPDPVIFTPLLAAACTIFLWSCYRRFSLVTVGTAEDRFSSTMERLQGMFVYAFLQKRVVKRPFGVNHVFIFWSFLVLAVANTEFLVSGVFPAAKLSLLLPAALYQPLLIAFDLVSLFALVAVAIALVRRAVAPPYKGARTGEAFAILSMIGTLMLAYFCFHAAEIAMGHEAAAHAMPLSSALAAALSGLSSETLGTLGVVSWWLHAGVLLFFLNYLPYSKHMHILAAIPNCYFKGLGTPNTQEREEFAEGNVYGAGSIENFTWKDLFDSFSCTECGRCENACPAAATGKPLNPRRVMHDIKVNLLANGAQLQRGGVATVPVIGEGEGSVEADALWSCTTCGACLNACPVFIEQMPKINKMRRHLVQMEADFPEELLNLFENMEQRSNPWGIAPGDRGKWVGGHEVKPFEAGKTEYLFYVGCAGSFDSRAKQVTLSMARILDAAGVSWGILGKEEKCCGDSVRRLGNEYVFDKMARENVAMFQEKKVTKVITQCPHCFSTLKNDYRQYGLELEVIPHAELIERLLGEGKLKLDMHEAKGGNIVFHDSCYLGRHNGIYEAPRKVIAQATGTAPAEMPRNRENSFCCGAGGGRMWLEEHLGERINLNRVNEALSGSPGTICVTCPYCMTMMEDGLKDRASGETKVKDIAEIVAEGLRGTA
- a CDS encoding electron transfer flavoprotein subunit alpha, producing MSEAKPKLKKPRGKVRLLEGKCIACGARCQSSCPVDGIQMSDAGEPQIELSKCIGCLKCVKACPGSALEIFYSKEELEILAALAGQQDLAEEEADPEELARREYVSGFRGVWVFVEQTEGEAARVSWELMGKGKELAAKLGVELCAVVMGHKVEHLCHEAFSYGADKAYLMDQAVLEYYRTYPYLDVLCHLIDRYKPEIVLMGATGMGRDLAGAVATRVKTGLTADCTGLDIDAKRNLMQTRPAFGGNIMATIMCDRFRPQMATVRSHVMPMPAQTAGRSGKIVHASFPLSESDVFTKVLKVIRDSKAGQVDIAGAEFIVSGGRGMMAKENFAILQELADELGGVVGASRSAVDAGWMPGDRQVGQTGKTVRPKIYIACGISGAIQHLVGMQDSDLIIAINRDKEAPIFEVASYGIVGDLFEIVPAITATLRELKAAKNPGGQAADRDVEAA